Proteins encoded together in one Pseudomonas sp. ADAK13 window:
- a CDS encoding phage tail sheath subtilisin-like domain-containing protein has product MAIGFSHIPADIRVPLFYAEMDNSAANSASSALRRLIVAQVNDNVTSPEIGSLVLVSSAAMAKRIGGQGSMLASMYETFRKSDPVGEIWCLPLHSTEGSAAKADLKLSGAATQGGVLSLYVGGTRVQATVINGATAAVAATALALKINASADLPVSAVAAEGTVTLTAKWTGESGNDISLQLNRLGQSNGEQIPDGLTAVLGKMAAGAGVPDQLAALAALGDEPFEFICMPWADTTSLNAWQSVMDDNSGRWSWAKQLFGHVYTAKRGTIGTLVAAGQGRNDQHVTIQAMEPGVPQPFWVQAAALAARTAVFISADASRPTQSGSLPGLDPADASERFTLTERQSLLNYGIATAYYEGGYVRIQRAITTYQKNAFGQADNSYLDSETLHQSAFIVRRLQSVITSKYGRHKLAADGTRFGAGQPIVTPSTIRGELIAQYAKLELEGHVENAELFAEHLIVERDSQDPSRVNVLFPPDYVNGLRVFALLNQFRLQYDAAV; this is encoded by the coding sequence ATGGCGATTGGATTCAGTCATATTCCGGCGGACATTCGTGTGCCGCTGTTCTACGCCGAGATGGACAATTCGGCGGCCAATAGCGCGTCTTCGGCCTTGCGCCGGCTGATCGTGGCTCAGGTCAACGACAACGTCACCAGCCCGGAAATCGGCAGCCTGGTGCTGGTGTCGAGCGCGGCGATGGCCAAGCGTATCGGCGGCCAGGGTTCGATGCTGGCGTCGATGTACGAGACGTTCCGCAAGAGTGACCCGGTGGGCGAGATCTGGTGCCTGCCGCTGCACAGCACCGAAGGCAGTGCGGCCAAGGCCGATCTCAAGCTGAGCGGTGCCGCCACCCAGGGTGGTGTTCTCAGCCTGTACGTCGGCGGCACCCGGGTTCAAGCGACCGTGATCAATGGCGCCACGGCGGCCGTTGCCGCCACCGCCCTGGCGCTGAAAATCAACGCCAGCGCCGACCTGCCGGTCAGTGCGGTAGCCGCCGAAGGCACCGTCACCCTGACCGCCAAATGGACCGGTGAGAGTGGTAACGACATCAGCCTGCAGCTCAACCGTTTGGGCCAGAGCAACGGCGAGCAAATTCCCGACGGCCTGACCGCCGTCCTCGGCAAAATGGCGGCGGGCGCCGGTGTACCGGACCAACTCGCAGCGCTGGCGGCACTGGGCGACGAGCCGTTTGAATTCATCTGCATGCCCTGGGCCGACACCACCAGCCTCAACGCCTGGCAATCGGTGATGGATGACAACAGCGGTCGCTGGTCCTGGGCCAAGCAACTGTTCGGCCACGTCTACACGGCCAAGCGCGGCACCATCGGTACTCTGGTGGCCGCCGGGCAAGGGCGTAACGACCAGCACGTGACCATCCAGGCCATGGAGCCGGGTGTGCCGCAACCGTTCTGGGTTCAGGCAGCGGCATTGGCCGCGCGCACTGCGGTGTTTATCTCCGCCGACGCCAGCCGTCCGACCCAAAGCGGCAGCCTGCCTGGCCTCGACCCGGCCGACGCCAGTGAGCGCTTCACCCTGACCGAGCGCCAATCGCTGCTCAACTACGGCATCGCCACGGCTTACTACGAAGGCGGCTACGTGCGCATTCAGCGGGCGATCACCACCTACCAGAAGAACGCCTTCGGCCAGGCGGACAACTCCTACCTGGACAGCGAAACCCTGCACCAGTCGGCCTTTATCGTGCGCCGCCTGCAAAGCGTGATCACCAGTAAGTACGGGCGCCACAAACTCGCGGCTGACGGCACGCGCTTTGGCGCCGGCCAGCCGATCGTGACCCCGAGCACTATTCGCGGTGAGCTGATCGCCCAGTACGCCAAGCTGGAACTGGAAGGCCATGTGGAGAACGCCGAACTGTTCGCCGAGCACCTGATTGTCGAGCGTGACAGCCAGGACCCAAGCCGGGTCAACGTGCTGTTCCCGCCCGATTACGTCAATGGGCTGCGGGTGTTTGCGCTGCTCAACCAGTTCCGTTTGCAGTACGACGCGGCGGTGTAA
- a CDS encoding DUF2635 domain-containing protein yields MSKRITVLPVSGRAVPDPEAGDLLPAEGREVPDNAWWRRRLADGDITTKAVKAAKPQGAK; encoded by the coding sequence ATGAGCAAACGCATCACCGTACTGCCGGTTTCCGGCCGTGCCGTACCTGACCCGGAGGCGGGCGATCTGTTGCCGGCCGAAGGTCGCGAAGTCCCGGACAACGCCTGGTGGCGTCGACGTCTGGCCGATGGCGACATCACCACCAAAGCCGTCAAGGCGGCAAAACCACAGGGAGCCAAATAA
- a CDS encoding phage tail terminator protein, translated as MKITPLLTHLRDHCQGFNQQIHAGLDLDALQTLPGAPAAVVTPITDEATLNSSQNTSRQTLREHFGVVLVLDLADGQQAMAMDQLHALRAEVWRALVGFRPERFYEPIQYEGGDWQLLTKTRGLYRLRFFAEFQLGRNLSTQPAETWPELELDALPSFTGVTVRVDAIDPADPNLQRPGPDGRLEMTFSAEVKP; from the coding sequence ATGAAGATCACCCCGTTACTGACTCACCTGCGGGATCACTGCCAAGGCTTCAACCAACAGATCCATGCCGGCCTTGATCTCGATGCCCTGCAAACCCTGCCAGGTGCACCCGCTGCGGTCGTCACGCCGATCACTGACGAGGCCACCTTGAACAGTTCGCAAAACACCAGCCGGCAAACCCTGCGCGAGCATTTCGGCGTGGTGCTGGTACTCGATCTGGCAGACGGCCAACAAGCCATGGCGATGGACCAACTCCACGCCCTGCGCGCCGAAGTCTGGCGTGCCCTGGTGGGCTTCAGGCCCGAGCGTTTCTACGAACCCATCCAGTACGAAGGCGGCGACTGGCAGCTGTTGACGAAAACCCGCGGGCTCTACCGGCTGCGTTTTTTCGCCGAGTTCCAACTGGGACGCAACCTCAGCACGCAGCCAGCCGAAACCTGGCCCGAGCTTGAGCTGGACGCTCTGCCGTCCTTCACCGGGGTGACGGTGCGGGTCGATGCCATCGACCCGGCCGACCCCAATCTGCAACGCCCAGGCCCCGACGGGCGCCTGGAAATGACCTTTTCTGCCGAGGTAAAACCATGA
- a CDS encoding contractile injection system protein, VgrG/Pvc8 family — MAQGFTPIVEFYGANAALLNQRLMHWSHTDAGGIESDRLELTLNIEGLEGLPSLSGKIGLRVGYQESGLVEKGEFVVTQRTPVLFPMRLMIVATAAPFSVVDKTGYRQRRSASYGPTTLGALFRQLVGRHGYSPRVAPSLEGIVISHIDQSNESDMAFITRLAKRYCAVSKPINELYVLAESGQVKTLSGQQLPDVKLSVTQDNRPGDQSFITARLDEKSRAKYEGSRVTWWDAAAGKQRVVRVGNAPFKTLRQRCQNEVEARAVAEGELRRVGRENLQLLIDCPGNPLLSAEGLLLLDETWPSYMQGRWSITKVTHVGDPATGYRSSIVAGGLSV; from the coding sequence ATGGCCCAGGGATTTACCCCGATCGTGGAGTTTTATGGCGCCAACGCGGCGCTACTCAATCAACGCCTGATGCACTGGAGCCACACCGACGCCGGGGGCATTGAGTCCGACCGACTTGAACTGACCCTCAATATCGAGGGCCTTGAAGGCCTGCCGAGTCTCAGTGGAAAAATCGGCTTGCGAGTCGGGTACCAGGAATCGGGGCTGGTGGAAAAAGGCGAGTTCGTCGTCACCCAGCGAACCCCGGTGCTGTTCCCCATGCGCCTGATGATCGTCGCCACGGCGGCGCCCTTCAGCGTGGTCGACAAAACAGGCTACCGCCAGCGTCGGTCTGCCAGTTATGGGCCGACGACCCTGGGGGCGTTGTTTCGCCAACTGGTGGGCCGTCACGGCTATTCACCGCGTGTTGCGCCGTCTTTGGAAGGGATTGTGATTTCCCATATCGACCAGTCCAACGAAAGCGACATGGCCTTTATCACTCGCCTCGCCAAGCGCTACTGCGCCGTCAGCAAGCCGATCAATGAGCTGTATGTGCTGGCCGAAAGTGGCCAGGTCAAGACGCTCTCCGGTCAACAGCTGCCTGACGTAAAACTCTCGGTGACGCAGGACAACCGCCCCGGTGATCAGTCCTTTATCACCGCCAGGCTCGATGAGAAATCCCGGGCGAAATACGAGGGTAGCCGCGTCACCTGGTGGGATGCGGCGGCGGGCAAACAGCGCGTGGTCCGGGTCGGGAATGCCCCGTTTAAGACGCTGCGCCAGCGCTGCCAGAACGAAGTGGAAGCGCGCGCCGTGGCCGAAGGCGAGCTGCGCCGCGTCGGGCGTGAAAATTTGCAGTTGCTGATCGATTGCCCCGGCAATCCGCTGCTGTCCGCCGAAGGGTTATTGCTGCTGGATGAAACCTGGCCTTCGTATATGCAGGGGCGCTGGTCGATTACCAAGGTGACCCACGTTGGCGATCCGGCGACGGGGTATCGAAGTTCGATTGTTGCTGGCGGGTTGTCTGTCTAG
- a CDS encoding tail protein X — MRRARSIAGDSVNLLLYRELGRCDDAAEETLWRQNPSLAEYGPVLPAGVWVSVPELESRPTAVRPVSAWD; from the coding sequence ATGCGTAGAGCCCGAAGTATTGCCGGTGACTCGGTCAACCTGCTGCTCTATCGCGAGCTTGGACGATGCGATGACGCAGCTGAAGAAACCCTTTGGCGCCAGAACCCCAGCCTCGCAGAGTACGGCCCGGTGTTGCCCGCCGGTGTGTGGGTAAGCGTGCCGGAACTGGAGTCGCGGCCAACGGCCGTGCGTCCCGTTTCAGCTTGGGATTAA
- a CDS encoding phage tail protein: protein MRQQMVLGDFIFGLSRGFTYSSLVRNSDGGWGDLTIMASKPQSRQNGQKLEKLTFSGTAMYAVGMQRLDELRALQNARVPLPLVDGIGRNWGLWRINTVVETQGNVIDDGTAMVMTWTLEMEEFINA from the coding sequence ATGCGACAACAAATGGTACTCGGCGATTTCATCTTTGGTCTGTCCCGGGGCTTTACTTATTCCTCGCTGGTGCGTAACAGCGACGGTGGCTGGGGTGACCTGACGATTATGGCCAGCAAGCCCCAGTCGCGACAAAACGGTCAAAAACTGGAAAAGCTCACGTTCAGCGGCACGGCCATGTACGCCGTCGGCATGCAGCGCCTCGACGAACTGCGCGCGCTGCAAAATGCGCGGGTGCCGTTGCCCTTGGTCGATGGTATCGGGCGCAACTGGGGCCTGTGGCGGATCAATACCGTCGTGGAAACCCAGGGCAACGTGATCGATGACGGCACCGCCATGGTTATGACCTGGACCCTTGAGATGGAGGAGTTCATCAATGCGTAG
- a CDS encoding tail tape measure protein, producing the protein MHINYALAFAGQTYDRGLSGDLSPAAEDLTGSSSLDAVPAALTDLSLALASASLEINGLALEQVRLRETLETLNSTLFINGDSLASKTADAAVGAPKSEQKDPATASDSWVDKGLKAGAELGKDLGSSLWDTVKTRVAGNVVDVTLGKIPGVGKLFKDGGLDKDKDKGGDKQCCPGAAGLLETAAAQLPESVGETVRKKDKARTLGNMKKRRVKLPKPGQTVPRGPTAAVDGKLADIKPQRLPPLANATPQLNAMGQPLAPFSAKQAAQASTSLPGNSFASYAAPPANRRMARGAGKGLAASLSGAFAKLESAGTRRLGPLKYVDTAMDVVQGVRNGDAKAVASGLSTAGGAWAGASAGAAIGTLIFPGVGTAVGGAIGGLLGSEAGTWLGDKLFGPSDRLPAPNAVSKELNSARTDNVQVTIAPSIQITGVNPADAQQVVNQVIQALQFQCMPMVTDTLGIRRNAALADPGGD; encoded by the coding sequence ATGCACATTAACTATGCGCTGGCGTTTGCCGGGCAGACGTATGACCGGGGGCTTTCGGGGGACCTGTCACCGGCGGCCGAGGATTTGACCGGGTCTTCTTCCCTTGATGCGGTGCCCGCCGCGCTGACGGACCTTAGCCTGGCACTGGCCAGCGCCAGCCTGGAAATCAACGGCTTGGCCCTGGAGCAGGTACGGCTGCGCGAGACCCTGGAAACCCTCAACAGCACGTTGTTCATTAACGGGGATTCGCTGGCGAGCAAGACGGCTGATGCCGCCGTTGGCGCGCCGAAGAGCGAGCAGAAGGACCCGGCAACGGCCTCTGATTCCTGGGTGGACAAGGGCCTCAAGGCAGGGGCAGAACTCGGGAAGGATTTGGGTTCGAGCCTGTGGGATACGGTCAAGACCCGAGTGGCCGGCAATGTGGTCGATGTGACGCTTGGCAAGATTCCGGGAGTCGGGAAACTGTTCAAGGACGGGGGGCTCGATAAAGACAAGGACAAGGGCGGCGACAAGCAATGTTGCCCTGGCGCCGCCGGCCTACTTGAAACGGCGGCTGCACAGCTACCCGAAAGCGTTGGAGAGACGGTCCGGAAGAAAGACAAAGCTCGCACCCTGGGGAATATGAAGAAGCGACGCGTCAAGCTTCCCAAACCAGGACAAACGGTCCCACGTGGACCGACGGCAGCCGTCGATGGCAAGTTGGCGGATATCAAGCCACAACGCCTTCCTCCCTTGGCAAATGCCACGCCCCAGCTCAATGCAATGGGCCAGCCGCTTGCTCCGTTCTCGGCCAAACAGGCGGCTCAGGCGTCGACCAGTCTGCCTGGCAATTCGTTTGCCTCCTACGCGGCGCCGCCGGCAAACCGGCGTATGGCGCGCGGTGCAGGCAAAGGCCTGGCCGCGAGTTTGTCGGGAGCGTTTGCCAAGCTGGAATCGGCAGGCACCCGCCGCCTCGGCCCGTTGAAGTACGTCGACACCGCGATGGATGTGGTTCAGGGCGTACGCAATGGCGACGCAAAAGCTGTTGCTTCCGGCCTCAGCACCGCGGGCGGTGCCTGGGCAGGAGCCTCCGCCGGAGCCGCGATCGGGACTCTGATTTTTCCCGGTGTCGGTACTGCTGTCGGCGGGGCAATCGGTGGTTTGCTGGGCAGTGAGGCGGGCACTTGGCTCGGCGACAAATTGTTCGGGCCAAGTGATCGTCTGCCAGCGCCGAATGCGGTGAGCAAGGAACTCAACAGTGCCCGCACCGACAATGTCCAGGTCACGATTGCACCGAGTATCCAGATCACCGGCGTCAACCCCGCCGACGCTCAACAAGTCGTCAACCAGGTGATTCAGGCCCTGCAATTCCAATGCATGCCGATGGTCACCGACACGCTGGGTATCCGGCGCAACGCAGCACTGGCCGACCCAGGAGGTGATTGA